The window TATTAAACTCCCTTTCTTTAAAAATCGCATTCTTATATTGTACACTTAAATTGATGAATAATCAAATAAAGTTTTTGAATACTAATATTTACATATTATTAACATACTTAACTGAGCTATAACATCTATTTAACATTGACATAACAAAGAAATAGTATTCTAAATGTGTGGAAAAAATACGTTCTGAAATTTGAAAGGAGAATGTTTTATGGGAATTATTAAGACTAACATGAAAAAACTTTTATCACTTGGAATAATAGGTACTTTGTCAATAGGAATATTAGCAGGATGTGGAGGACAAACTCAAGATACTCAAACAGGATTAAGTGGAGCGATAGCAGTAGATGGTTCCAGTACTGTATATCCTATAAGTGAGGCTGTAGCAGAAGAATTTCAGAAGATGAATCAAGGGGTTAAGGTAACTGTTAATTTTTCTGGAACAGGTGGAGGATTCGAAAAATTCTTGGTTAAAGAAACAGATATAAATGATGCATCAAGACCTATAAAGGATAAAGAAATAAAGAAAGCTAAAGAGGTTGGAATTGATTATTTAGAACTTAAAGTTGCATACGATGGACTATCTGTTGTTGTAAATAAAGAAAATGACTTTGTAGACTACTTAACTTTAGAAGAATTAAATAAAATATGGGAACCTAATAGTACTGTTAAGACGTGGAAAGATGTAAGAGCTGAGTGGCCTGCTGAACCTGTAAAGCTTTATGGACCTGGAAGTGACTCAGGAACATTCGAATACTTTACAGAAGAAGTAAATGGTGAAGGTGGAGCTATAAGGGTAGATTATACTGCAAGTGAAGATGATAATGTACTTGTAAATGGTATAGCGGGAGATCAGTATTCAATAGGATTCTTTGGATATGCATATTATATAGAAAATAAAGATAAGTTAAAAGTAATTCCTATAGATTCTGGAAATGGACCAGTAGAACCTACTGCTGAAACTGTAGAAAATGGAACATATAAACCTCTTTCAAGACCATTATTCATATATGTTAATAAAGAAGCTTTACAAAGATCAGAGATTAAAGAATTTATAACTTATTATTTAACAGAAGGTAAAGAATTAGTTCCTGAAATTGGATACGTAAAATTGCCACAATCAGAGTATGATAACCAACTTTCTCAAATAGAATAATAAATAGATTTAAAAAGAAACAAACACTCAAATGAGAAAGATAACTATGAGTGTCTGTTTCTTTTTTTTTTACTTAATATAGTCAGATAAAGTGAAACTTAATTTAGGTGGAGTCTTAGAACTCTTAGCTTTAGGATAAATGGTCAGGGGGAAAATTATGAAATCTAAAATAAAGACTATCGATTTTAAATCCATTAGTTTAAAAAATATAAAATTAGATACATTGAGGTTTAAAATAACACTAAGTATAATACCTGCACTATTGCTTATAGTAGTAGGATGTACATGTTTTACAATATCAAGTTTAAAAG is drawn from Tepidibacter hydrothermalis and contains these coding sequences:
- a CDS encoding PstS family phosphate ABC transporter substrate-binding protein, coding for MGIIKTNMKKLLSLGIIGTLSIGILAGCGGQTQDTQTGLSGAIAVDGSSTVYPISEAVAEEFQKMNQGVKVTVNFSGTGGGFEKFLVKETDINDASRPIKDKEIKKAKEVGIDYLELKVAYDGLSVVVNKENDFVDYLTLEELNKIWEPNSTVKTWKDVRAEWPAEPVKLYGPGSDSGTFEYFTEEVNGEGGAIRVDYTASEDDNVLVNGIAGDQYSIGFFGYAYYIENKDKLKVIPIDSGNGPVEPTAETVENGTYKPLSRPLFIYVNKEALQRSEIKEFITYYLTEGKELVPEIGYVKLPQSEYDNQLSQIE